Within Dreissena polymorpha isolate Duluth1 chromosome 13, UMN_Dpol_1.0, whole genome shotgun sequence, the genomic segment gtagtatagctagtagtagtagtgatagaagttgtagcagtagtagtagttgtaaacgtagtagtagtaatagtaatagttgttgttggaGTTGTAGgagaagttgttgttgtatcagtagcggtggtggtggtggtagaagtagtagtagtagtagaagtagtagaagcagtagtagcagtagtagcagtagtagtagtcagtgGTGTCGTCGTTGTTGTCattgtcgtcgtagtagtagcagcagcagcagcagtacaagtagtagaagtagaagtagttgctgttgttattgttgtagttaTTGTTGTAATAGCAgttttgtagttgttgtagtatcagtggtggtggtggtggtggtagtgatagtagtagaagtagtaatagttgtagtagtagcagtagtagttgcaagtagtagtagtagcagaagtagtagtagtagtagtagtagaagtagtagtagtagtagtagtagtagtagtagtagtagtagtagtagtagtagtagtagtagtagtagtagcagtagtagcagcagtagaagcagcagtagtagcagcagtagtagcagcagtagaagcagcagcagcagtagcagcagcagtagcagcagtagcagcagcagcagttgttgttgttgttgtaccaGCAGTGGTAGTTGTTGTAACTtgcaaagcaatttctacaaatAAAAATTTCTTAACCCTGTTCAAGTTACATACACTCTCTGAATATCAAACTACAGCAACTACAGCTGAGGTTTACAAACTATCTGATAACCACTGTGTGTTGTTGGCttaacagccttttctgattggctgaattcaaacacAGATGGTTTTCCTCTTGGTTTGAAATACTGGCCGGTACACATGTTAGAAAGTATACAGGTttaacttgttgttaaaatgaaactaaattaatttcacaaacagtagagatGAGTTATTCCATTACcaacaatttcttaaaataattatgtataattaatatCATTTGGATAGTGACATGAAGTGTTGTTAAAGAGTGATGAATACAGTGTTtcagcagtctgtctaggaatagaacaacaactaaaggtttgtgcttttcataatatttctaaatattccttaaaattaatgcttcttatgtcatcattgtagaatttttttttatgtgatatttatggcaaatattaatttaaatgatgtAATACGAATTTACaataagtgcagtttgcagcttgattaAGGAAGTAATTAGACCTAATGTGTAGAAATTAATAAGGTTGAATGTAGTATTGGAAGTTTATCATGCTAGGGAACAGATGCTTAAAGGGAGTtttgtgctgtgcatgatgagcactcaatgctcattaatgatgttaatgtttataataataaattaattaattaaatttttatgtttcactgtgcattttcataccaatagaaattagaattaaacattattataattgtagCAATATTAAATTTGTACTTATCATtccaacaaattaagttaaaataaaatgataatgtgttaaatatattttgtcataattttgtttagttttaatctaACCTGAGCAAAAAGTGATCATTAACTTGGCTGGTGTTCTACAGACTGAGCTATCCCGCAACCTGACAATTTATCTACTAAATTGACTTATTCAAAACGTGATATAagatcaaaattacatttatttgagTAACCAGTAGGACTTCAATATTAAGGGTAGATGACTACAGATTTATTGATTTCTATGGTTTGTCATACTTTTTTCGACAGCTTGATGGCGGACTTACAGAGCATTAGCAACAGTTTCAGCAGCGACTTCTCCAACAGCAGCAACTTCTCCAACAGCATCAACCACTGCAGCAGCGAAAACAACAACTCCAGCAGCAATCAacccagcagcagcaacaaccaCCCCAGTAACAACAACCGCAGCAAAAACAAATCCAGCAACAACAACCAGATCCTCAACCAGATTGTCAAGACCTACCTGTCAACAGGACATAATTATGGTGGGTACACAaaagtaattattacaaaaagtatataACTTAAAGCTACAGTATGCTGTGGCAAACTGAAGCATTAGTTATTGCTTACTGATCTCAATTCACTTATAACAGattcaatcaattttatctttactctgtaatttgtaaaattattataatgtctTATTATGTCACAGAAAAGTGCTGGTAAAAGAACTAATTTTCTTTGAGCAAAAAGGAAAGTAAGGAATTCAAACTTTGTATATAAAGTTACagaatttaatgtaaacatttatttcaggCCCAGCTGCTATTAGACATCACTGGCATAACAGATGCCAGTAAGGCTGCAAAGAAGTTGTTCCGCCGCCTGTACAGGGAGGAGTGAAATAAAACGAAGGACTGTGAAACACTAGAGTACTTGAAATATTCTGTTTTGTTAAGAGTGTATATATCCATTGTCTActtcaaataataaattgttatacattatttctttacctaatttgtattttatttatccttTTTTCTAAATTCAGTTAGGTGACATTCAAACTGAGAATGCAAAGTGCAATCAATATCCGTAAAACAATGACTAATTGTACATCTTGCTCCACCATTTGCCAACGTCTGTGGCAAACGGTGTAAAATATTACACCATTTTCCACTGGATGGCAAACGGTGGCATTTTGTCCAAATTCTCCACCGTTTGCCATCGTCTGTGGCaaacgatgtaaaattttacatcgttttccactggatggcaaacgatggcattttgtttcaatactccACCGTTTGCCATGGTCTGTGGAaaacgatgtaaaattttacgtcgttttccactggatggcaaacgatggcattttgtttcaatactccACCGTTTGCCATGGTCTGTGGAaaacgatgtaaaattttacaGCGTTTTTCCACTGGGTGGCAAACgatggcattttgtttcaatactccATCGTTTGCCAGAAAATGCCACCAAATGCCATCGATGATGTAAATTCTTTTCACTGTTTTCCaccaattttcatcaaatttgatgTTCCAATACTCCACCGTTTGCCACTCTTTTTTTCCATGTAAAACGATGAAAATCGGTGGCAAATCTACAGACGGGCTAGTAGTAGCTCCAAGAATTTGGGAATTTGAAATTCGAATTATATATGGCAACCATGATC encodes:
- the LOC127856430 gene encoding uncharacterized transmembrane protein DDB_G0285607-like, giving the protein MADLQSISNSFSSDFSNSSNFSNSINHCSSENNNSSSNQPSSSNNHPSNNNRSKNKSSNNNQILNQIVKTYLSTGHNYGPAAIRHHWHNRCQ